The Geodermatophilaceae bacterium NBWT11 genome has a segment encoding these proteins:
- a CDS encoding OsmC family protein → MPTRTARTAWNGTLEEGSGQVELSSSKVGTYEVSFPKRAADEAGGTTSPEELIAAAHSSCYAMQLSALIAQAGGTPQSLDVSADVSLGPDSANGGFKLTGIKLTVRGEVDGLDAAGFDKAAQDAKAGCPVSKALTGVEITLDAALES, encoded by the coding sequence ATGCCCACTCGCACCGCACGCACCGCCTGGAACGGCACCCTGGAAGAGGGCTCGGGCCAGGTCGAGCTCAGCAGCTCGAAGGTCGGCACCTACGAGGTCTCCTTCCCCAAGCGGGCGGCGGACGAGGCCGGCGGCACCACCTCCCCCGAGGAGCTCATCGCCGCGGCCCACTCGTCCTGCTACGCCATGCAGCTCTCGGCCCTGATCGCCCAGGCCGGCGGCACCCCGCAGTCCCTGGACGTCTCCGCTGACGTCTCCCTGGGCCCGGACTCCGCCAACGGCGGCTTCAAGCTCACCGGCATCAAGCTGACCGTCCGCGGCGAGGTCGACGGCCTCGACGCCGCCGGCTTCGACAAGGCCGCCCAGGACGCCAAGGCCGGCTGCCCGGTCAGCAAGGCCCTCACCGGCGTCGAGATCACCCTGGACGCCGCGCTCGAGTCCTGA
- a CDS encoding response regulator: MSVRVLVVDDDPMVAAVNRGFVGRVDGFTVVGVAATGQDALDRVDLGGVDLVLLDVHLPDLVGTEVLRRLRESSPDVDVLMVTAAREVDTVQAAVRGGAVSYLLKPFTAEDLRVRLLHYREVREHLSSVGAAEQSDVDRAFTGPREAQLARGLPKGLSRETAQRVEQVLRAAGEPGLSASECAEALGASRVSARRYLEHHLSTGQAVVHLRYGTTGRPERRYTWRT, translated from the coding sequence GTGAGCGTGCGGGTGCTCGTGGTCGATGACGACCCGATGGTGGCCGCCGTGAACCGCGGGTTCGTCGGCCGGGTCGACGGGTTCACCGTGGTCGGCGTGGCCGCCACTGGTCAGGACGCGCTGGACCGGGTGGACCTGGGCGGGGTGGACCTGGTGCTGCTCGACGTCCACCTCCCCGACCTGGTGGGCACCGAGGTGCTGCGCCGGCTGCGGGAGTCCAGCCCGGACGTCGACGTCCTCATGGTCACCGCGGCCCGCGAGGTGGACACCGTGCAGGCCGCCGTCCGCGGTGGGGCGGTGTCCTACCTGCTCAAGCCGTTCACCGCCGAGGACCTGCGGGTGCGGCTGCTGCACTACCGGGAGGTGCGCGAGCACCTGTCCTCCGTCGGGGCGGCGGAGCAGTCCGACGTCGACCGGGCCTTCACCGGGCCGCGCGAGGCGCAGTTGGCCCGGGGTCTGCCCAAGGGGTTGTCCCGGGAGACCGCCCAGCGGGTGGAGCAGGTACTGCGGGCGGCGGGGGAGCCGGGGCTGTCGGCCTCGGAGTGCGCCGAGGCGCTGGGGGCCTCCCGGGTCAGCGCCCGGCGCTACCTGGAGCACCACCTGTCGACCGGGCAGGCGGTCGTGCACCTGCGGTACGGCACGACCGGGCGGCCCGAGCGGCGCTACACCTGGCGGACCTGA
- a CDS encoding MarR family transcriptional regulator — MTDTPSPSVALDDQLCFALYAASRAVTARYRPMLDRMGLTYPQYLVMMLLWETDGQTVGQLGARLSLDSGTLSPLLKRLTAAGLVSRHRRVDDERSVSILLTDAGRALQTQAMDVSSEMIGALGLEMAEFDHLKDELRALTERVAEDGNTLRG; from the coding sequence ATGACGGACACCCCGTCGCCGAGCGTGGCTCTCGACGACCAGCTCTGCTTCGCCCTGTACGCCGCCTCGCGGGCGGTGACCGCGCGCTACCGCCCGATGCTGGACCGGATGGGCCTCACCTACCCCCAGTACCTGGTGATGATGCTGCTCTGGGAGACCGACGGGCAGACCGTGGGCCAGCTCGGCGCCCGGCTCTCCCTGGACTCCGGCACGCTGTCGCCCCTGCTCAAGCGGCTGACCGCCGCCGGGCTGGTCAGCCGGCACCGCCGGGTGGACGACGAGCGGTCGGTCTCGATCCTGCTCACCGACGCCGGTCGCGCCCTGCAGACCCAGGCGATGGACGTGTCGAGCGAGATGATCGGGGCACTGGGCCTGGAGATGGCCGAGTTCGACCACCTCAAGGACGAGCTGCGGGCCCTCACCGAACGCGTCGCGGAGGACGGGAACACTCTCCGCGGCTGA